The following are encoded in a window of Microbacterium sp. LWO13-1.2 genomic DNA:
- a CDS encoding MFS transporter → MTVVALTAQQQAAVQRRTVLVLSMGQVLGGIAFGATVSLGALLAADISGDDALSGLATASVTLGAALCAIPLAKLAARVGRRRALTLGNVFALVGIAVVILAAGLRVFPLLLVGILLIGAGNAGNLQSRFAATDLAAPVHRGRDLSVVVWATTVGGVAGPLLLGPGEIVGKAIGMPPLTGSYVFSFVAQCAALLLYIIALRPDPLLAAQRIAKAAAEATGQERADRPLAARYAIFAVAGSHVVMASVMAMTPVHLAHMAHGAQGGHASSADVSLLVGVTIAMHVAGMYALSPVFGILADRWGRLRVVLFGQVLLAGALGFAIFANSSPAGVMIALVLLGLGWSAATVAGAALLTEASAPDVRTARQGRSDSLMSLSAAAGAVLAGVILSNFQYAGLGTAAFAIVIAIVALSPLARRGMR, encoded by the coding sequence ATGACCGTCGTCGCGCTGACGGCACAGCAGCAAGCGGCCGTGCAGCGCCGCACGGTGCTGGTGCTGTCGATGGGCCAGGTGCTCGGCGGCATCGCCTTCGGCGCCACCGTCTCGCTGGGCGCGCTCCTGGCCGCGGATATCTCGGGCGATGACGCGTTGTCCGGGTTGGCCACAGCGTCGGTGACTCTCGGAGCGGCGCTGTGCGCCATTCCGTTGGCGAAGCTTGCCGCCCGCGTCGGGCGCCGCCGTGCGCTCACGCTCGGGAACGTCTTCGCGCTCGTCGGAATCGCCGTCGTGATCCTCGCAGCGGGCCTGCGCGTGTTCCCGTTGCTGCTCGTCGGCATCCTGCTGATCGGCGCCGGCAACGCCGGAAACCTCCAGTCGCGCTTCGCCGCCACAGACCTCGCGGCACCCGTGCATCGAGGCAGGGACCTGTCGGTCGTGGTGTGGGCGACGACGGTCGGTGGTGTCGCAGGTCCGCTGCTGCTCGGGCCGGGCGAGATCGTGGGCAAGGCGATCGGGATGCCGCCGCTGACCGGGTCGTACGTGTTCTCGTTCGTGGCGCAGTGCGCCGCCCTGCTGCTGTACATCATCGCGTTGCGCCCGGACCCGCTCCTGGCGGCTCAGCGCATCGCGAAGGCCGCAGCCGAGGCCACCGGCCAGGAGCGCGCCGACCGCCCTCTCGCCGCGCGCTATGCCATCTTCGCCGTCGCCGGATCGCACGTCGTGATGGCGTCGGTGATGGCGATGACGCCGGTGCATCTGGCGCATATGGCGCACGGCGCGCAGGGCGGGCATGCCTCGTCGGCAGACGTCTCGCTGCTCGTGGGCGTGACGATCGCGATGCACGTCGCCGGTATGTATGCGCTCTCGCCGGTGTTCGGCATCCTCGCCGACCGGTGGGGTCGCCTGCGCGTGGTGCTCTTCGGTCAGGTGTTGCTGGCCGGCGCGCTGGGCTTCGCGATCTTCGCGAACTCTTCGCCGGCCGGCGTGATGATCGCGCTCGTCCTGCTCGGGCTCGGCTGGAGTGCCGCTACCGTCGCCGGCGCGGCGCTGCTGACCGAAGCGAGCGCGCCGGACGTGCGCACGGCGCGCCAGGGGCGCAGTGACTCACTGATGAGCCTGTCCGCCGCGGCCGGAGCGGTGCTCGCCGGTGTGATCCTCTCCAACTTCCAGTACGCCGGACTCGGCACGGCGGCGTTCGCGATCGTGATCGCGATCGTCGCCCTTTCACCGCTCGCTCGGAGGGGCATGCGATGA
- a CDS encoding fumarylacetoacetate hydrolase family protein codes for MKIARFSHNDAITYGILDEKDLVVLAGDPLFAGYETTGERVPLADAVLLAPVIPRSKVVCVGKNYHDHAAEMGGVAPEEPLLFLKPNTAVIGPGDTIVRPTLSERTEYEGELAVVIGRIAKNVKAADALDYVLGYTIGNDVTARDLQRKDGQWSRAKGFDTFCPLGPVIETDFDPASATIETRVNGEVRQHAPLTDMIHSIPAIIEYASAVFTLLPGDVILTGTPAGVGIFEAGDTVEVEITGLGILRNSVRDALPAS; via the coding sequence GTGAAGATCGCTCGGTTCAGCCACAATGACGCCATCACCTACGGAATCCTCGACGAGAAGGATCTGGTCGTCCTCGCCGGCGACCCCCTGTTCGCCGGATACGAGACGACGGGCGAACGCGTGCCGCTCGCGGACGCGGTGCTGCTCGCACCGGTCATCCCTCGGTCGAAGGTCGTCTGCGTCGGCAAGAACTATCACGACCACGCCGCCGAGATGGGGGGAGTAGCGCCGGAGGAACCGTTGCTGTTCCTCAAGCCGAACACCGCGGTGATCGGCCCCGGCGACACCATCGTGCGCCCGACCCTCTCGGAGCGCACCGAGTACGAGGGTGAGCTCGCGGTGGTGATCGGACGCATCGCCAAGAACGTCAAGGCGGCGGATGCCCTGGACTACGTGCTCGGCTACACGATCGGCAACGACGTGACGGCGCGCGACCTCCAGCGTAAAGACGGCCAGTGGTCGCGGGCGAAGGGCTTCGACACGTTCTGCCCGCTCGGCCCCGTGATCGAGACCGACTTCGATCCGGCATCCGCCACGATCGAGACCAGGGTGAACGGTGAAGTGCGCCAGCACGCGCCGCTCACCGACATGATCCACTCGATTCCGGCGATCATCGAGTACGCCTCGGCAGTCTTCACCCTGCTTCCCGGCGATGTCATCCTCACCGGAACGCCCGCAGGTGTGGGTATTTTCGAGGCGGGCGATACCGTCGAGGTCGAGATCACCGGCCTGGGCATCCTGCGCAATTCCGTGCGCGACGCGCTTCCCGCGTCATGA
- a CDS encoding branched-chain amino acid aminotransferase — MTTIDAEAAVAPLEFTVMKNLQAAAPARLAEVLENPGFGVNFTDHMVDICWSTKGGWHRPRVQPYGPIALDPAASVLHYAQEIFEGIKAYRHADGSIHTFRPDRNAARLQASARRLALPELPTEYFIQSLRELIAVDGRWVPSGADQSLYLRPFMFAKEAFLGVRAAQKVAYYVIASPAGAYFSGGVKPVRIWLSEDYARAGRGGTGKAKTGGNYASSLLPQAEASAKGCDQVVFLNEERNVEELGGMNVVFVFKDGRVVTPQSDSILEGITRDSLLQLAEDRGYTVERRPISIDEWRQGVASGDIVEVFACGTAAVVTPIGALVNDDFEDVQPIGELALSLREELTDIQYGRREDRHGWLVRLDA; from the coding sequence ATGAAGAACCTGCAGGCAGCGGCGCCTGCACGTCTCGCTGAGGTGCTGGAGAATCCGGGCTTCGGCGTCAACTTCACCGATCACATGGTCGACATCTGCTGGTCCACCAAGGGGGGATGGCACCGTCCGCGCGTGCAGCCGTACGGCCCGATCGCGCTCGATCCCGCCGCATCCGTGCTCCACTACGCGCAGGAGATCTTCGAGGGCATCAAGGCCTACCGTCACGCCGACGGCTCGATCCACACGTTCCGCCCCGACCGGAACGCGGCTCGGCTGCAGGCGAGCGCGCGTCGTCTGGCTCTGCCCGAGCTGCCGACCGAGTACTTCATCCAGTCGCTGCGCGAGCTCATCGCCGTCGACGGCCGCTGGGTGCCTTCCGGCGCTGACCAGAGCCTGTACCTGCGGCCCTTCATGTTCGCGAAAGAGGCCTTCCTCGGTGTTCGCGCCGCGCAGAAGGTCGCCTACTACGTGATCGCCAGCCCGGCCGGCGCGTACTTCTCCGGCGGCGTCAAGCCCGTGCGCATCTGGCTCTCCGAGGACTACGCCCGCGCGGGCCGCGGTGGCACAGGCAAGGCCAAGACCGGCGGCAACTACGCGTCCAGTCTGCTGCCGCAGGCCGAGGCGAGTGCCAAGGGCTGCGACCAGGTCGTCTTCCTCAACGAGGAACGCAATGTCGAAGAGCTCGGTGGCATGAACGTCGTGTTCGTGTTCAAGGACGGCCGCGTCGTGACCCCGCAGTCCGACAGCATCCTCGAGGGCATCACGCGCGACTCGCTGCTGCAGCTCGCCGAGGACCGCGGATACACGGTCGAGCGCCGGCCGATCTCGATCGACGAGTGGCGTCAGGGCGTGGCATCGGGCGACATCGTCGAGGTGTTCGCCTGTGGCACGGCCGCCGTGGTCACCCCGATCGGCGCGCTCGTCAACGATGACTTCGAGGATGTGCAGCCGATCGGCGAGCTCGCACTCTCGCTGCGCGAAGAGCTCACCGACATCCAGTACGGCCGCCGCGAGGACCGGCACGGCTGGCTGGTCCGTCTGGACGCCTGA